In Alcaligenes faecalis, the sequence CGCTTGACCAAGATCGAGGAACTGGAAGGCCGCATTGGTGCGTTGCCCGAGGACTTCGACGCTGACGAATGGGAGCGCCTTAAATCAGGGGCCAAGCCGGATGAACAGCTAGCTCAGCTTAAGGATCAGCATGCCCGGGCGGTCGAGGGCCTGAAAGCCAAGCACAAGACGGACCTAGACGCCATGACGGCGCAGGTGGCCGAGCGTGACGGCTATATCGACGGGCAGACTCGGCGTGATGCGCTGAATGCGGCCCTTGATGAAGCAGGTTTTGACCCTGCCCATAAGCCAATGCTTTCCAAGTTCCTTGCCGATCAGATCAAGGTGCGTCGCGAAGACGATGGCCAGCGAGTCGCTTTTGCAGATACCGATCTGGGTGAAGTCTCACCGGTTGAGTTTGTGAAAGATTTTGCTGCCAAGCAAGGCAAGGCGTATCTGGCCAAGGCGTCCGGTCCCGGCGCGCCTGGAAGCCACGGTGCAGGGCAGCGCGGTCAGGCTGCTGGGAATTTTGGTGGTTCCAAAGAGGAACGCCAACAAGCAATCGCTGCCAAGTATCCAGAGCTTGGCCGATAGATAGCTGCCCCGATGGGTGCAGCAACGCGCGAGGCGCGACAACACAAGCTTAGCCGCCTCGCGCGGCATCCATCTTTACAGCTATAGGAGCTACAGATGTCTCTCTCTCAAATGGAAGTATTCAATAAGTACTTCATGCCAGCGACGATTGAAACGCTGGCGCAAATGGTCGATAAATTCAATGCCGCCTCCAACGGTGCCATTGTTCTGACTACTGAAGGTTTTGAAGGCGATTTCGTGATGACTTCGTTCTTCAAAAACCTGTCCAATGCGCGTCGCCGCGTTGACCGCTATGGCACCAACAATGCCGTGACACCGATTGATCTGTCTCAGGATAAGTTCGTCGCGGTGAAGATTGCTGGTGGCTTTGGCCCTGTGCGCTATGAGCCGTCTCAGATGACGTGGCTGAATAAGCCTACGGCTGAAGGTGTCGAGGTTGCCTCTCGCGCCTTTGCGGAGTTGCTGCTGCAAGACCAGCTCAATACCGTCATTGCCGCGCTGGTGGCCGCCATTGGCAATCAGGGGGCGGCCGCTACCGTGGATGTGTCTGCATCCAAGAAAGTTGATTATTTGACGGTGAACGAGTCGCACGCTTTGTTTGGCGATCATTCCAGCCAGATCGTTGCTCAGGTGATGGATGGCATTCAGTACCACAACTTCATCGCTCTGAATCTGGCCAATGCTCAAACGCTATTCCAGGCCGGCAACGTGCGCGTCGTCGATATTTTGGGCCGCCCATCGATTGTGACTGATGCGCCAGCTCTGTTTACTGCAGCCGCAGCGGAAGACCCCGCGAAGCGTCGTGTTTTGTCTTTGACTACCGGCGCGGCCTTGGTGCGCGATCCTCGCAACCTGGTCTCCAACGTGGAAACGAGCAACGGCAAGGAACGAATTGAAACCACGCTGCAGATTGACTACGACTTTACCGTTGGCCTGAAAGGCTATGCCTGGGACATGGCGAATGGCGGCAAATCTCCTACTGACTCCGAGATCGCTACCGGGTCAAACTGGGATCTGGTTGTGTCCAGCATCAAGCACAGTGCAGGTGTGATGGCCGAAGGCCAGGGTTGATCGGTAGGAGCGGCTTCGGCCGCTCTCCTTAATTGGAGATTTGAATGAAAGTTATCTATCAAAAGCACCCGGTTACTCCAGAGCAGAAAGTGGAGCTGCGGTCTCAGGGCTACAAGATCATTGATGCGGCTTTTGCTCCGGCTGGTTACGAGCACCCGTTTACACGGCGTGAGCAGACTGAGGAGCAAGCTAAAGCTGAGCTCGAAGCGAAGTCCACAGAGCGCATTGAGGCTGAAAAGCTGGCGTCTGATGCAGCTAATGCCAATACAACGCTTGGGGATGGGCTGGACGAGCTAAACGCAGAACAACTGCATGCTTTGGCTAAGGAACGCGGGGTTTCCGTTCATCACAAGGCGGGTGCTGACAAAGTACGCGAGGCGTTGCGTCAAACGGCGTAAGGAGCCGGTATGAAATATTACGGCTCTCTGGATGGGGCACTGGAGTATCACTCGATGTCGGCCGGTGGTGCCGCGTGGTCTGCTGATGGTGTGGCTAATGCCCAGCGCACAGCCGCGCTTGTGCGAGCTAGCCGGTCGTTGGATGGGCAGTATGGGGAACGTTACCCGGGCAAGCCCACGCAAGGCCGCGCACAGTCCCTGGCATGGCCAAGATCAGGCGCTGTCGATCATTGTGCAAATGAGGCGTTGCCCGACCATTCCGTACCGCTCGAGATCGAGCATGCCGCCTATGCACTCGCGCTGGTGGAGCTTTTGACACCAGGCGTGTCCAGCCCGAGTTTTACTCCGGGTGCTGTGAACAAGCGTGAGCGCGTGGATGTGATCGAGCGTGAACGATTCGGGCCGGCTGATGGCGTTGCGCTGACTCTTGATATGCAGCGCGCCCAACTGGCCGAAGTTGAGGATTTGCTGCGCTGCCTACTGGTCAACCGTGGCGCAACACAGTGCATTTTGAGAGTGTGATATGGCCGACTTCTATTCAGACATGGCTAAGATGGCCGGTGACTTACTGACCCCGACGAGCCAAGGTGGACTAGGGCAGGGCGAGATAAAGCTGACCCGCAAGATTCCCGGCACCCTGGACCCGAGTAAGCCATGGGAACCGGTTGAGCCTACGACTCAGACGGAGCCCTTGCGTGGTGCAGTACGCGGCGTGAGCAAACAGCTTATTGGTACTGAGATGGACGGGACCGTAATTCTGGCTTCTGATCGTCAGGCTATATGTACCGTCCCAGCGATGCAGTACACAGCGGGTGATGTCCTTTCTGTGGATGGCGCACCGGTTCACATTATTGCGGTTGAAAAGATCCCGGCTGCAGGGGTTGTGAGCGCGGTGAAATTCATTATTCGGGGCTGATATGGCTACACGTAAACCCAATCGGTCGCAGGCACGCCTATTCGCACAATTGATCGCTGATCTTGAGCCGGAGATTCACCGGGCTTTCATGGCTTCGGTCACTGACCTGCAAGCCCAGGTTGATTGGCGGGCTTTGCTTGATGCGTTGACCAGAACGGACATCGAGGGTGCGATTGCTGCGCTCAATATCAATGAAGCGGCCTGGGCTGAGTACTCGTCCAAGATGACGCAAGAGTATGCACTGGCCGGCGCATCTACGGCGGCGCAGATCCAGGCGCAGGGACTGGGCGGCATCGGTACGCGATTCCGCATGACTAACCCCGGCGCTCAAGAGTGGATTCGGCAGAACGTCGCCAATCGCGTTGCGGGCTTTGCCGAGGAACAGACTCAAGTGGCCCGCATGGTCATTGAGGCTGGGTTTGGCAGAGGCCAAGGTCCACGTAATATCGCAGTCGATCTGGCAGGCAGAGTGCAGGGCGGGCTACGCGCTGGCGGCGTGCTGGGGCTGGATGCCCCCCGTGCAGCACGCTTGCAGGCTGTCACGCAGGGCATGCGCACTGCAGATGGGGTGCGGGATTTGGTGATTGCTCGTCAGGACGGCAAACTGGCGCTCCGGTACAAGGTGAACGCCGCGACCGAGCAGCGGATTATCCGGGCCTACAAAGCAGGAACAGCGGTGCCAGAAGCTGATCGTTTGATCAGTGAGCGGCAGTTCAGCAATGCCCTGTTGAAATCCAGGGCTGATACGGTGGCCTCCACAGAGACAGCCAACGCCGTTATGTCGGCGCGGGATGAGCAGTGGCAGCAGTTGGTGGAAGCTCAAGGGGTTGATGCCAGTGCGGTTAAAAAGACTTGGCGTCATCGGCGCGGCAGCAAGGATGGCAGGCCCGAACATATTGCCATGAGCGGAGTATCTGTCATGGGATTAAATACCCCCTTCGTACTGCCTGATGGAACAACTATGCAGCACCCCCATGATCCAGCGGGTGGAGCCAAGCACAATATACATTGCGGGTGCGATTGCACGTACCAACTGACATTTAAGGGGCTTGAATAATGGCTACGTCTTTTGCGGCACAGGTTGGCGCTTGGGCTGCCAAGTCAGAGGCACGGCTCCAGGCCACTAGAAATCGGGCCATTGTCTTGCTGGGCGAGGAAATGGCCCGGACGAAAGAAGAGGGTGGCAGAGTTCCGTTTGAGAAAGGAAATCTTGCAAGGTCATTGGTAGCTTCTGAACAGGGAATGCCAAAGACAGCAGAAGGGCCGTTCTCTGGAGGCAATGTAGGGGCAGTGGCTGTACTGCTGCCGCTGACCAAGGCCATATGGCTCGGATATCAAGCGGTTTACGCCCGGCGCATGAATTATGGGTTTGTGGGCGCTGATTCTTTGGGTCGAGTCTATAACCAGGCTGGAAATCATTTCGTTGAGGGCGCTATCGCACAATGGCCTCAGTTGGTCGCTCAGGCCGCCAAGGAAGTGCAGAGCGAGGCCACGGGATGAGCGCAAAAACTGAAACGGCAATTTGGCTGGCCATAAAGGGCCGGGTTGAATCGTTGCCACTGTCCTATACCAAGGCTTGGCCAGGCCAGACCTTTGAGGTGCCGCATGCAGGCGGGCTGCCGCAGCCTTACTTGCGAGTAGGGCGAGTCACCGTGGCGCCAGTTCGGCAAATGATCGCGCCAGGTAAGCCGCATCGGCGCACGGGGGCCTTGATCATCACTCTGGTTTATCCACTTGGCCAGGACGTTTCAGCCTACGACCAGATCGCGGGAACGGTTGCAGATCATTTTCGTGACGGCACGCAAATGACCTACGGCGGGGTGTGTGTGTCAGTGACTGACTATCCCCACGCCCAAGAGGGTTATGAAGAAAACGGGTTCTGGACTGTTCCGGTCCGCATCCCATGGCAGTGTTTTGCATAGGAGATAATGATGTGCACAGATTGTGAGGCCCGGCGAAAGCTGGCGCGTGATGCTTGGGTGAAGGGGAAAATTGGTGAGGCTGCCGGCCATATGGCTAAAGGCGCAGCCGAGATGGTGGGCCTGAAATCGAAAGCGGGCGGCCAGGAGTTAGCCAGAAAACCGGAGCGGACGAAAACATCCGCGAATAAAGAATAGCCGCCATCCAGGCGGTTTTTTTATGCCCGTTCATACGGGCAAACGCTTCCAAGCAACCTTAAATCGGTAGATGCCGAGCAGCAGTCTTTGAGCACGGACAATAGACCGGCGTGAACGAGACGTATCGGAAGTAACTATCTAGGAGGGTTCTGGATAGCGGCTGTGTCTGCGATTGATCTGTTAGGGCGGGAGTGGCCATATGTTAGAAATTCGATTGAAGTTGGCCGCCTTGTAGGCAAGAGTCAATGCCTGTATGCTGTGTTTATGAACAGTATTGAGTCTTGCTTGAGTAGTTGCTATGTTGTTGCAATTTCACACATATCGAAAAGGCATAGCAATGTTGGAATTGAATGGCTTAGAGATTAGAAAGGCGATAGTTCATCATATCCCCAAAGCGGTTGATCGAGTAACAGCTACAGCAGCATGTTCCGATGAGTTGGTTGATTTGCCTCCTGCTGGTTTCGATATGTTTTCGCGACGTATCGCGAAAGCCTTAGGAAGTAAGTCGAAAGGTATTAAAGTAGATATTGAACGAGATCAGCAAGGTAGTTTCTTTCAGTCTGCGGCTCAAGCTATGGAGGCAGGAGTTTCAGAGGAAAATTTTATTCAAACTTCTAAAGAAATAGCGCAAAATTTGTGTAATGCTCAAGGAATTAAAGGGCTGGTTGAGAGTAAATTGCTTGTAATGTCAGGAGTTACAGGGGAGTTTCAAAGGCCTTTCTTGGTGGTTGTGAAGGCAGATATGCAAGACGCTTTAGCTGAAGTACCTAAAGAGAGTGGGTCGGTATCTATTGATTATTTGGATAATATATTTTTAACTGATTCTCAGCGTTTATATAAAATTGGTTTTTTGCAGCAGATCGTCGCTACGCCTAGGGTAATCGATGGATTGAGAAATATAGATCAATATACAATGCATTTGTTTGATCATCTTTTAACTGCAGTAGAGACTCGTAATGCTGCCCATTATTTCTATTCTGATTTTTTGGGTGCTGATATAGCTGCTTCTGATAAACGTCTAACCCAGGACTTTTATGAGAAAACAATGAGGTTTCTTCAGTCTAGAGGCTACGATGCTGATACTCTAATTGATAAAAGTGAATCTCTGAGGAGTGAGCTCAGAAGTAACGATTCGACTATCTCAACAGCAGATTTTGCCGTGAGGCATCTTGATTCTAATGAGGCGGATGACTATGAGGAGTACATGCGATCACAGTCATTTCCGGAGCATGCGATAACCAAAGATGTTGGGTATATTAAGAGCAAAATACAGAGGAGGCGGAAATTTGTTTTTAGCTCTCAAGTGATGATTACAACTCCGTCAGATGGTGGGAATCTTATTAGTATAGAGCCATCACAAGATGGAAGTACGACTGTCATAGTAACGGGAACTCTCTCAAAGAGTGAATAATGACTACTGAGTTTTTTGACTGGTTTGATGCGACAAAGCCAGCCCTTGAAAAATGGGGAGAGCATGTCGTCCAGACAGTTAAGAGACGAGTAAAAGATGAGGTTGGGGAAGAACGATTTGTATCTTTCTTTAAGATTGAAACATCGCTAAGAGTTAAATCTAAGAAGTCAATTGAGGATAAGATATTAAAAAAATTGTACTCATCTCCAAGAGATCAAGTTACTGATTTGATTGGTGCTAGATTTGTAGTTCTTTTAAAATCAGATCTTGATATTTTGGATAGAGCGATAATCAATAGGAACTCTTGGGCTGTCAGCAAAGATAGGGACTTCTTTAATGAAAGCCTTAAGGAGCCATCCGTATTTGACTATCAGTCGAATCATTATGTGGTAACGAGTGTGGTTGATCAGGAAATTGAGGGGGTATTTGTACCTAGCGGATTGCGATGTGAGGTTCAATCAAGATCGTTGCTGCAACATGCGTACGCAGAATTGGTACACGCTGATGTATATAAAGCGAATAATTTTGTTCCTGAGTCAACTAAAAGATTAGTTGCTCGTAGCATGGCTCTAATGGAATCAACGGATGAGGTGTTTTTAAGTATATCGAGAGAGCTGGAAGGAATACGGAAGGCCCAGAGTTGTCTGTATTCGGCCTCAAGGTTAATTTATTTAGATATGGGGGTTGAGGCCTCAGAATCTCCAACTAGTTTATATTTGGAGGTGGCTGATACTTATCGTGATCTACTGGAAAAGGTTTCTCTTGATTCTCTCAGTGCTGTGGTTGTAGATGTTGGTTTGCGTAAAAAAATAAAAGAAAGATCGCTTCGTCATGGCTTATTTTCTGATCCGACAGCTTTGCTTGCGTACTGGTTAATGAAAAATAACTATAGAAGATTTTTCAGAGACTGGCCAAGGCATGATTTGCGCTCTGACTTAGAGCAGATCGCAGCTGATAATGGACTGTCTTTTCCGGATTGATTATGAATGAATCTGATTTGATCGCGTTACGATTAGGTTATTTGAATATTACTCAAGAGGTGATCTCGAGACTCGCAAATAGTGTTGCCGTTACAAAGGGGGCGAGTATTACTGTTTTGGGCGCTATGCTCGCGTTTGCTGCTAGTGATAAAGCGAATGAATTTTCTTGGTGGTTTTTCTTGCCGCCTGGAATGATTTTTATGTTTTTCGATTCCTATTTTTTGCAACGAGAGCGGGTTTTTAGAAAGCTGTATAACAGAGCAGCTTCCAAGCCTCTCGAGGAAGTGGTTAGTTTGGTTATTGATACTAAGGTGGTGCAAGAGGTGAAAGAGGATTTTTTCTCAGTTTTGATTAGGAAATCGATCTTTAGATTTCATGTTCCACTTAACTTTGCGGTTGTGCTCGCGTATTGCCTTTCTTAGTTTTGTCTGCTTTTCAGGGCCCTCAGCATAAGGGTTTTTTATTGCCTTTCACCTACACGCACCTAACACTCAACTGACCCGGCCAAGCGCCGGGTTTCTTTTTGCCGCCCCGCTAATCAGCGGGGATTTTTTATTGGAGAAACCCATGAGCGGTGGACTTTACCCGGTATCCGGGTCAAAGCTGTATATCGGCGGACGTGTAACCGCCAAGGGAACTGTTACTGCGGCTGACTTTGCAGACGCAACCTGGACGGAGGTCGGCGGCTGGGCCAATGCGGGCGCAATCGGCGATACGCAAGAGGTCGGTGAACAGGCATTGATCAATGAGAAGCGTGTGCGCAAGTTCAAGACCACTTTGAATGGCGGCACGATGGAAAACTCTTTCGTCCCTATGGCCTTGGACCCTGGCCAGATTAAGTTCAAAGCGGCCATTGCAGACTGCGTTCCGTACCAATTCAAAATTGAATGGGGCGCGGATTGCATGCCGTCCTCTGATGTGACGATCAGCGTTGCAGCTCCGGCTGTAGTCACATGGCCAAGCCATGGCTTAGAGGCTGGTCAGCCTGTTGTATTCAGCAATGAGGGCGGGGCTCTGCCCGCTGGCCTGGAGGCCGGGAAGATCTACTACGTCATTGCAGCTGGTCTTGCGGCTAACGCTTTCTCTGTTGCCACCATTCCCGATGCAGCAACCGGCATTGAAACGACTGCAGCCGGCACTGGAACGCACACTGCGTCTGCACCACCTGCAGGTATGACCGATATGTTCTATGGCCTAGCTCTGCCTGGTGCCCGCCAAGGCGGCGATGCGACTGCCGCGCACTTGCGCGCATGGTCGATTGCCGTCGATAGCAACATCATCGAAATCTAAGAACCCGCCATAGCGGTTAGGGGCGGGCGGAACTGGTCTCGCCGCTTGCCCCGTCTTGAGACCTGAGACCATAAGGATTGGAAATGGAAATCAAAGATCTGGTTTTGTCTGACGAAGCCTTGAACGTAATCGATAAAGGCACTTGGGTGGGTGATCTGGATGGCGCTCCCGGTGTTGAGCTGCTGGTGTGCGGCATTAGCTCCAAAGATGCCCAGAAGGCCCTGAGCCAAAAGCAAGCGGCACTGCGCCTAAAGAACCGCGGCAAACCCTTGAATGAAGAGCAACTGGCGAAGGCCATGCGTGAAACCTTGGCAGAAGTGGTTCTCAAGGGCTGGCGTGGCCTTAAGGATAGCGGCAAAGATCTGGTATATAGCCCAGAGCTGGCCGTGAGATTCATCACTTCCCGCAACGGCGAACGATTCGCGGGCTTGGTTCTGCAGGCAGCTCAGCGTGTAGATGTGGACGCAAGTCTGTTTGTGGAGGAAGCCACAAAAAACTGATTGCCCGCCTGCGCTGGAGCCTTGATAACCCGAACGCAAAGAAAACCATTGAGGACTATGAGCGATTCGGAGAAGAAATCCCGGAAAGCCTGATACCGCCTGATCTCCATGATGTCGAATGGAGTTACTGGCAGGCTTTCTGGGAGCTTTCTACAGACAGGCAGGTGGGTATGGCTTCAGGTCCTGTGCCTTGGACCGCGATTCATGCATATGCGAAATCAGCGAGCATCACCGATGCGTCGTCCTTCGCGGGAATCATTCGGGCCATGGATGATGCTTATCTCTCGCACCAGGGTGGGGAAAGCAAGACGTTCACACGCGACATGCTAAAGCGGTAATTGATTCGCTGCTATGATTCTCCGTATTCATTTGTTACGGAGAGGCGAGATGGAGTGGATTCTAGTCTTGGCTGTCTTGGCGTTTTTGGTATACAGGCATACGCAGAAGAAAGCCGTTAAACGAAAAAATGCATTGAATGTTCGGGCTATGGATGTCGATGAGTCGCCGGATATTCGAGTCTATGCAACATTGAGTGGCATGCCAGAAAGGAAGGTAGTTGAGACTATCAATAAAGATGGCATTCCAGAGTTTAAATTCCGCTTTCATGCAAACCTAGGCTTTGAAACCGCTGCAGAGGCTTTGTGCAGACACCGGACAGAAAACTTTATTCCTAGGCCTAACGGGAATAAGGAGCCAATCATAGAGCCTGGTGGTATTTGGTTCGCAGTTTCAGAATGGGACGATCCTGATCGAACATGGAACCACGAGAATGATCAGTTCAAGTATATCGGTGGTATTCAGGTGTATATCGGGTTGCTGTTGAAGGTCCGAGGAATCTATGAGGATGCGACACTGACGCCAGCCCAGAAGAAAATCGAAATTGAAAAAATTTGCTTGGGAAACAAGGACGTTTATACCGTTAAGCATGTGTTCTCGCCTCCTTGGGAGTCATTGCTTGTTCCTGTGCTATCGACTGGTGACGGAATCGGCCCACATCGAGTTGGGATATTAGAGGCGGCTGGCATAAAAACAATTGATGACATTCGCTCCAGGACTGATGGCCAGCTACTAGAGATTAAAGGAATAGGAAAGGCAGCGGTCTCCGCCTTACGAAATCTGGCAGCTCAGTGGACTTATGACACATCAACAGAGGTGATAGAGAAGGATAGTGAGTATCGACAAGCTCTCTCTATTGGAAGTAGTCACACAGAGCCTACGCCGGCTTGAGGATTGTGGAGATGGGGGTGAAAGTAGTTTTTCTAGTTGGTTTATTTTCAATGGCGCTGGCTGGATGCGGAAATGATGACACTGAGCCAGTGGCCACAGCAGGCAAAGTTTGGAACGAAAGCGAAGTTGTCGAGGCTGTGGGGATTAAGGTGCGCGAGAATGGCATTGGTAAGTATTTTGTCACGGCAGAAGGGGTAGAGTGCGATGCCCCCACAATCATGAAAACAGCTCAAGCAGTGCAGATGTATAAAAAATCAGGCGATACCGTGGCCACCAATCTCGCGGGAACGGCTGGGGTGAAGATTGTTGCTCACGAGCAGAGAGCCTGCTTAGAAGATGCAAATAGGCTGTTAGAGAAACTGCGGTGAATTGAACCGCGCTTGAATTACACAAGGTCGCTTTAGCGGCCTTTTTTTATGGGTGAAACCCTATGGAAATCGCTGCCCTTGGTCTGCGTGTAGATGGCGCTGAAGGAATAGACAAGTCTGCTGGTGCGTTAGATCGGCTGGTGCGTTCTGCTGTGTCTATGGAAAAGGCGGCTGATGGCTTAGCAAAGGGCGGCAAAAAAGCTGCCAAAGATATTAGCGAGATTGATAAAGAGGCAGCAAAAGCGGGCAAGAGTCTCACAGCCTTGTACTCAGATGCTATGCGAACGGCAAAAGGGCTTGTTGGGTTATTTGCCTTGCGTCAATTGCAGCAATTTGTTGATGGCTGGTCGGACATGCAGTCTGTAGTTGGCGCATCCATTGGAGATATGTCCCGCGCGGCAGGAATGATGACTAGGCTTGTAGATATCGCGAATGCGAGCTACAGCCCGCTTCAACAGACCGTTGATGTCTACTCACGGAATGTATCGGTTCTGCGTGACCTGGGGAAATCGTCTGATGAGGCTGCTGCTTTCACTGAAAGTCTGAACCATATGCTGGTTCTCACCGCTACTCGCGGCGAACGTGCTACGTCTGTTCAAAATGCGTTAGCAAAAGCTATGGCCGTAGGGAAGTTGGATGCGCAGGGATTGGAGACCGTGCTCGCGAACGGCGGGGAGGTTGCTCAGGCCTTGGCTAAAGAGCTTGG encodes:
- a CDS encoding GTP pyrophosphokinase — translated: MTTEFFDWFDATKPALEKWGEHVVQTVKRRVKDEVGEERFVSFFKIETSLRVKSKKSIEDKILKKLYSSPRDQVTDLIGARFVVLLKSDLDILDRAIINRNSWAVSKDRDFFNESLKEPSVFDYQSNHYVVTSVVDQEIEGVFVPSGLRCEVQSRSLLQHAYAELVHADVYKANNFVPESTKRLVARSMALMESTDEVFLSISRELEGIRKAQSCLYSASRLIYLDMGVEASESPTSLYLEVADTYRDLLEKVSLDSLSAVVVDVGLRKKIKERSLRHGLFSDPTALLAYWLMKNNYRRFFRDWPRHDLRSDLEQIAADNGLSFPD
- a CDS encoding DnaT-like ssDNA-binding protein; this translates as MKYYGSLDGALEYHSMSAGGAAWSADGVANAQRTAALVRASRSLDGQYGERYPGKPTQGRAQSLAWPRSGAVDHCANEALPDHSVPLEIEHAAYALALVELLTPGVSSPSFTPGAVNKRERVDVIERERFGPADGVALTLDMQRAQLAEVEDLLRCLLVNRGATQCILRV
- a CDS encoding nucleoid-associated protein, with protein sequence MLELNGLEIRKAIVHHIPKAVDRVTATAACSDELVDLPPAGFDMFSRRIAKALGSKSKGIKVDIERDQQGSFFQSAAQAMEAGVSEENFIQTSKEIAQNLCNAQGIKGLVESKLLVMSGVTGEFQRPFLVVVKADMQDALAEVPKESGSVSIDYLDNIFLTDSQRLYKIGFLQQIVATPRVIDGLRNIDQYTMHLFDHLLTAVETRNAAHYFYSDFLGADIAASDKRLTQDFYEKTMRFLQSRGYDADTLIDKSESLRSELRSNDSTISTADFAVRHLDSNEADDYEEYMRSQSFPEHAITKDVGYIKSKIQRRRKFVFSSQVMITTPSDGGNLISIEPSQDGSTTVIVTGTLSKSE
- a CDS encoding major capsid protein; amino-acid sequence: MSLSQMEVFNKYFMPATIETLAQMVDKFNAASNGAIVLTTEGFEGDFVMTSFFKNLSNARRRVDRYGTNNAVTPIDLSQDKFVAVKIAGGFGPVRYEPSQMTWLNKPTAEGVEVASRAFAELLLQDQLNTVIAALVAAIGNQGAAATVDVSASKKVDYLTVNESHALFGDHSSQIVAQVMDGIQYHNFIALNLANAQTLFQAGNVRVVDILGRPSIVTDAPALFTAAAAEDPAKRRVLSLTTGAALVRDPRNLVSNVETSNGKERIETTLQIDYDFTVGLKGYAWDMANGGKSPTDSEIATGSNWDLVVSSIKHSAGVMAEGQG
- a CDS encoding DUF4128 domain-containing protein, whose translation is MSAKTETAIWLAIKGRVESLPLSYTKAWPGQTFEVPHAGGLPQPYLRVGRVTVAPVRQMIAPGKPHRRTGALIITLVYPLGQDVSAYDQIAGTVADHFRDGTQMTYGGVCVSVTDYPHAQEGYEENGFWTVPVRIPWQCFA
- a CDS encoding helix-hairpin-helix domain-containing protein, yielding MEWILVLAVLAFLVYRHTQKKAVKRKNALNVRAMDVDESPDIRVYATLSGMPERKVVETINKDGIPEFKFRFHANLGFETAAEALCRHRTENFIPRPNGNKEPIIEPGGIWFAVSEWDDPDRTWNHENDQFKYIGGIQVYIGLLLKVRGIYEDATLTPAQKKIEIEKICLGNKDVYTVKHVFSPPWESLLVPVLSTGDGIGPHRVGILEAAGIKTIDDIRSRTDGQLLEIKGIGKAAVSALRNLAAQWTYDTSTEVIEKDSEYRQALSIGSSHTEPTPA